The region ATCTATCTGTATTTCAAGAACAAAGACGATATCCTGGAAAATTTTTTCAGCTACAAGACGGCCCTGGTGTTCGACCGGTTCAAGGAAGAGGTCGGCCTGGCGGACAATGCCTTGGAGAAGCTGGAAAAGCTCATTCATCGCCACCTCTATGAGTTTGAGCAGAACCGGGAGATGGCGGTGGTCTATCAGACCGAGACCAAAGTCCGGCGCAAGGTCTCTGACGCCAAGGTCAAGGAGATGTCGGACATGTACTTCGGACTGGTCTCCGAGATCATCAGCCAGGGGCAGCAGGAAGGGGTGATCCGGAAAAATCTTTCCGTCCCCCTGGTCAAGCAGCTGATCATCGGGGCTATCGACGAGGTGATCACCTCCTGGCTGTATTCCAGCCGGACCTATTCCCTGACCTCCACGGCCGGCTCGCTGGTCGAGCTTTTTGTCCAGGGAATCGGAGAGACGGAAGACAGATGACAGAAGACGGAAGACAGAGATCAGAAGTCAGAGATCAGAGGTCAGAGGTCGGAGGACAGAGGTTAGAAGGCGGAGGGGGAGGACAGAAGGCAGATCCGTGAATGGGACCAAACATGGACAGGGGTTGAGGGTAGCCGCGTCTTCCACAAGAACCAGGCTCATTTTTGCAACATAAACGACATAACCCAATGACAACCGTATAAAATTTTAAGGAGACTCTCATGGCTCAACAGATTGCAGACCGCCGCGATGTCGATTTTGTCCTGCATGAACTTTTGGACGTGGGGCAGATCAGCTCCTACGACAAGTTCGCCGAGTTCAACAAAAAGACCATCGATCTGATCGTGAATGAGGCCAGGAA is a window of Desulfovermiculus halophilus DSM 18834 DNA encoding:
- a CDS encoding TetR/AcrR family transcriptional regulator; amino-acid sequence: MSTSNSNSKKSNKYQTILEAAIRVFARSGYHNSTVSQIAKEAGVADGTIYLYFKNKDDILENFFSYKTALVFDRFKEEVGLADNALEKLEKLIHRHLYEFEQNREMAVVYQTETKVRRKVSDAKVKEMSDMYFGLVSEIISQGQQEGVIRKNLSVPLVKQLIIGAIDEVITSWLYSSRTYSLTSTAGSLVELFVQGIGETEDR